Within the Miscanthus floridulus cultivar M001 chromosome 2, ASM1932011v1, whole genome shotgun sequence genome, the region tttcaccactatgtcatctacatagatggcaattgttggttttggccgctcgacttcATCAGGATGGTTGGGCAGGTCAATTTGGTCGATGAAGCATCACTGCATACACTGTTGATAGGTagcaccagcgttctttagaccgaaagacatggttacatagcagtccgaaccatatggggtgatgaatgaagtcgcgagctggtcggactgttTCATCAcgatctagtgatagcttgagtaggcatccagaaaggagaggatgtcACATCCTatggtggagtcgactatctggtctatgtgtgcaaaggaaaatggtccttcggacatgacttgttgaggccagtataatcaacacacattatccatttcccagtcttctttttcacaagaacatgATTAGCTAGCCAGtaggagtggtatacctctttgatgaatctggctaccaggagtttggtgatctcctcgcctagggccctatgcctctcatcgtcaaagcgacgtaggcgttgttggtgggctttgagcctaggatgaggtgtAATGCGTTCTCAGCGatctcccttggtatgcccggcatgtcagaaggtttccacacgaagacatcgtgattggcgCATAGGAAGTCAGTGAGCTCGCTCTCCTATTTGGACAGGAGCTTGGTCtcgatccgcaccgtcttggttgggtcagtggggttgatccccactgccttggtttcctcgatcgGGTGGAAGGCACTCGATGAGGTCGGCTCATTGCAGTCTAAGACTGTTGGAGTCAAGGAATTCCCGAGCTCTAGGAGCTCGGcggagttgatgatggcagtgacgagctcataatgctcgtgGTCGAACATGTAGGCgtgtgaaaaggtgctacccacagtgatgacattGTCCGGTCccaacatcttcaacttgaggtaggtgtagttggggatcgccatgaacttggcgtagca harbors:
- the LOC136536704 gene encoding uncharacterized protein; amino-acid sequence: MAIPNYTYLKLKMLGPDNVITVGSTFSHAYMFDHEHYELVTAIINSAELLELGNSLTPTVLDCNEPTSSSAFHPIEETKAVGINPTDPTKTVRIETKLLSK